A genomic stretch from Canis lupus familiaris isolate Mischka breed German Shepherd chromosome 15, alternate assembly UU_Cfam_GSD_1.0, whole genome shotgun sequence includes:
- the MANEAL gene encoding glycoprotein endo-alpha-1,2-mannosidase-like protein isoform X1: protein MARRRRRACIALFLVLLFAFGTLMGLRTLKAPDGLPALGPGLELAPFERRPEGAPAAPPPPPPPPRTAGPASAPGPAPAEAAPAPGPGPRVYSDLHAFYYSWYGSPRREGRYVHWDHVMVPHWDPKISASYPRGRHSPPDDLGSSFYPELGPYSSRDPDVLREHMTQLREAAIGVLVLSWYPPGMADDNGEPSDDLVPAILDTAHQYNIQVAFHIQPYKGRDDITLHDNIKYIIDTYGSHGAFYRYKNSMGKSLPLFYIYDSYLTSPEAWAHLLTPNGPHSIRNTPYDGVFIALLVEEGHTHDILAAGFDGMYTYFASNGFSFGSSHQNWKAVKNFCDANNLLFIPSVGPGYIDTSIRPWNNHNTRNRVNGKYYETALQAALMVRPEIVSITSFNEWHEGTQIEKAVPKKTPTRLYLDYLPHQPSLYLELTRRWAEHFIKEKEQWLM, encoded by the exons ATGGCCCGGCGGCGGCGCCGCGCCTGCATCGCGCTGTTCCTGGTGCTGCTGTTCGCCTTCGGCACCCTCATGGGCCTGCGCACGCTCAAGGCCCCGGACGGGCTCCCGGCGCTGGGCCCCGGCCTGGAGCTGGCGCCCTTCGAGCGGCGCCCGGAGggggcccccgccgcgcccccgccgccgccgccgccgccccgcacGGCCGGCCCCGCcagcgcccccggcccggcccccgcggaGGCCGCGCCCGCCCCCGGGCCGGGCCCGCGCGTCTACTCGGACCTGCACGCCTTCTACTACTCGTGGTACGGGAGCCCGCGGCGCGAGGGCCGCTACGTGCACTGGGACCACGTCATGGTGCCGCACTGGGACCCCAAGATCTCGGCCAGCTACCCCCGCGGCCGCCACAGCCCCCCCGACGACTTGGGCTCCAGCTTCTACCCGGAGCTGGGGCCCTACAGCTCCCGGGACCCCGACGTGCTGCGGGAGCACATGACCCAGCTCCGGGAAGCCGCCATCG GCGTCCTGGTCCTGTCCTGGTACCCGCCTGGCATGGCTGATGATAACGGGGAGCCCTCAGACGACCTGGTACCCGCCATCCTCGACACCGCCCATCAGTACAACATCCAG GTGGCCTTCCATATCCAACCCTACAAGGGCCGGGATGACATCACGCTGCATGACAACATCAAGTACATCATTGACAC GTATGGCTCCCACGGTGCGTTTTACCGCTATAAGAACAGCATGGGTAAGAGCCTCCCACTCTTTTATATCTACGACTCATACCTGACATCCCCGGAGGCCTGGGCCCACCTCCTGACACCCAACGGGCCCCACTCCATCCGCAACACCCCCTATGACGGGGTCTTCATCGCGCTGCTGGTGGAGGAGGGCCACACTCACGACATCCTGGCTGCCGGGTTTGACGGCATGTACACCTACTTCGCCTCCAACGGTTTCTCCTTCGGCTCCTCCCACCAGAACTGGAAAGCCGTGAAGAACTTCTGTGATGCCAACAACCTCCTGTTCATTCCCAGCGTGGGGCCTGGCTACATTGACACCAGCATCCGGCCTTGGAACAACCACAATACTCGGAACAGGGTCAACGGCAAGTACTATGAGACGGCCCTGCAGGCGGCCCTGATGGTGAGGCCCGAGATCGTCTCCATCACCTCGTTCAACGAATGGCACGAGGGCACCCAGATCGAGAAGGCCGTTCCCAAGAAGACGCCGACACGTCTGTATCTGGACTACCTGCCTCACCAGCCCAGCCTGTACCTGGAGCTGACCCGCCGCTGGGCAGAGCACTTCATCAAGGAGAAAGAGCAATGGCTGATGTGA